From Rhodanobacteraceae bacterium, the proteins below share one genomic window:
- a CDS encoding isocitrate dehydrogenase [NADP] gives MSKIIYTLTDEAPFLATASLLPIVEAFTGSAGVELETRDISLAGRILSQFPEVLKADQKVADDLAELGKLALTAEANIIKLPNISASLPQMKAAIRELQASGYALPDYPDEPKGDAEKDIKARYDKVKGSAVNPVLRQGNSDRRAPASVKDYARKHPHKMGKWSADSKTHVAHMEANDFYGTEKSATLAKAGALKIVLDSADGKQQVLKEGVKVQAGEIVDAAVMSRRALAAFIDAQIANARASGVLFSVHFKATMMKVSDPIMFGVVVEEFFRDVLTAHGDALKAAGFNPNNGLGDLYACLAKMPEEQQAAIKDDIEVQYGNRPKLAMVDSGKGITNLHVPSDVIIDASMPAMIRDSGKMWNAEGERQDCKAVIPDRSYAGIYEVMIEDCKTNGAFDPATMGSVPNVGLMADKAEEYGSHDKTFQMPEAGVVRVIDQDGKVIFEHAVEAGDIWRMCQTKDAPVADWVKLAVSRARISNTPAVFWLDRNRAHDAQVIAKVERYLKDHDTSGLDIRIMAPEDAMRFSLARIRKGEDTISVTGNVLRDYLTDLFPIMELGTSAKMLSIVPLMAGGGLFETGAGGSAPKHVQQFVAEDYLRWDSLGEFLALGASLEHLARAFDNPRAKILADALDKAIGRFLENNKSPARQVGEIDNRGSHFYLAMYWARALAEQQDDAELAATFGQLADTLEADEANIVAELNGAQGKPVDLGGYYRPDMQKVSAAMRPSATFNRALESLQQNA, from the coding sequence ATGTCCAAGATCATCTACACCCTGACCGACGAAGCGCCCTTCCTGGCCACGGCGTCGCTGCTGCCGATCGTCGAAGCCTTCACCGGATCGGCCGGCGTCGAACTGGAGACGCGCGACATTTCATTGGCGGGACGCATCCTGTCGCAATTCCCGGAGGTGCTGAAGGCTGACCAAAAGGTCGCCGACGACCTGGCCGAGCTCGGCAAACTGGCGCTCACCGCCGAAGCCAACATCATCAAGCTGCCCAACATTTCGGCTTCGCTGCCGCAGATGAAAGCCGCGATCCGCGAGCTGCAGGCCAGCGGTTACGCGTTGCCGGATTATCCGGATGAACCGAAAGGCGACGCCGAAAAAGACATCAAGGCGCGCTACGACAAGGTCAAGGGCAGCGCGGTGAATCCGGTACTGCGCCAGGGCAATTCCGATCGGCGCGCGCCCGCGTCGGTGAAGGATTACGCGCGCAAGCATCCGCACAAGATGGGCAAGTGGAGCGCCGATTCCAAAACCCACGTCGCGCACATGGAGGCCAACGATTTCTACGGCACCGAGAAGTCCGCGACGCTGGCCAAGGCCGGCGCGCTGAAGATCGTGCTGGACAGCGCCGACGGCAAGCAGCAGGTGCTGAAGGAAGGCGTCAAGGTGCAGGCCGGCGAAATCGTCGACGCCGCGGTTATGTCGCGCCGCGCGCTGGCTGCGTTCATCGACGCGCAGATCGCCAACGCGCGCGCCTCGGGCGTGCTGTTCTCGGTGCACTTCAAGGCCACCATGATGAAGGTCTCCGACCCGATCATGTTCGGCGTGGTGGTGGAGGAATTCTTCCGCGACGTGCTGACCGCGCACGGCGATGCGCTCAAGGCCGCCGGCTTCAACCCCAACAACGGGCTGGGTGATCTCTACGCCTGCCTTGCGAAGATGCCGGAAGAGCAGCAGGCCGCGATCAAGGACGACATCGAGGTGCAGTACGGCAATCGACCGAAACTGGCGATGGTCGATTCCGGCAAGGGCATCACCAACCTGCACGTGCCGTCCGACGTGATCATCGACGCGTCGATGCCGGCGATGATTCGCGACTCGGGGAAAATGTGGAACGCCGAGGGCGAGCGCCAGGATTGCAAGGCCGTCATTCCCGACCGCAGCTACGCCGGCATCTACGAAGTGATGATCGAAGATTGCAAGACGAACGGCGCGTTCGATCCGGCCACGATGGGCAGCGTGCCCAACGTCGGCCTGATGGCCGACAAGGCCGAGGAATACGGCTCGCACGACAAGACCTTCCAGATGCCGGAAGCGGGCGTGGTGCGCGTGATCGACCAGGACGGAAAGGTGATCTTCGAGCACGCGGTCGAGGCGGGCGACATCTGGCGCATGTGCCAGACCAAGGACGCGCCGGTCGCCGACTGGGTGAAATTGGCGGTGTCGCGTGCGCGCATCTCGAACACCCCGGCGGTGTTCTGGCTCGACAGGAACCGTGCGCACGACGCGCAGGTGATCGCCAAGGTCGAGCGCTATCTGAAGGATCACGACACATCGGGTCTCGACATCCGCATCATGGCGCCCGAGGACGCGATGCGTTTTTCGCTCGCGCGCATCCGCAAGGGCGAGGACACCATCTCGGTCACCGGCAATGTGCTGCGCGACTACCTCACGGATCTGTTCCCGATCATGGAACTCGGCACCAGCGCCAAGATGCTGTCGATCGTGCCGTTGATGGCGGGCGGCGGCCTGTTCGAAACCGGCGCGGGTGGCTCGGCACCCAAGCACGTGCAGCAGTTCGTGGCCGAGGATTACCTGCGCTGGGATTCGCTGGGCGAATTCCTGGCGCTGGGCGCGTCGCTGGAACACTTGGCGCGTGCGTTCGACAATCCGCGCGCGAAAATCCTGGCGGACGCGCTCGACAAGGCGATCGGCCGCTTCCTCGAAAACAACAAGTCGCCCGCGCGCCAGGTCGGCGAAATCGACAACCGCGGCAGCCATTTCTATCTTGCGATGTACTGGGCGCGCGCGCTGGCCGAGCAGCAGGACGACGCGGAACTCGCGGCGACGTTTGGCCAGCTCGCCGACACGCTGGAAGCGGACGAAGCCAACATCGTCGCCGAATTGAACGGCGCGCAGGGCAAGCCGGTGGACTTGGGTGGCTACTACCGTCCCGACATGCAGAAGGTGAGCGCCGCGATGCGGCCGAGCGCGACGTTCAACCGCGCACTGGAATCGCTGCAGCAGAACGCTTGA
- a CDS encoding LSU rRNA pseudouridine(2457) synthase, with protein MLVLFNKPFNVLCQFTDRGTPPRRTLAEFGLPPHVYPAGRLDYDSEGLLLLTDDGALAHRLTDPRHKQPKTYLAQVEGTPDDAALQRLRDGVTLNDGPTLPADAHMLAHAPAWLWPRDPPVRFRKTVPDAWIELTIREGRNRQVRRMTAAVGLPTLRLVRIRVGDHALGDLAPGAHRMIESHVTRHRGGTPR; from the coding sequence ATGCTCGTCCTCTTCAACAAACCGTTCAACGTGCTGTGCCAGTTCACCGATCGCGGTACGCCGCCGCGCCGCACGCTTGCCGAATTCGGCCTGCCGCCGCACGTCTATCCCGCGGGCCGGCTGGATTACGACAGCGAGGGTTTGTTGCTGTTGACCGACGACGGCGCGCTCGCGCATCGCCTCACCGATCCGCGCCACAAGCAGCCGAAGACGTATCTCGCGCAGGTCGAAGGCACGCCGGATGACGCGGCGCTGCAACGCTTGCGTGACGGCGTCACGTTGAACGATGGTCCGACGCTGCCCGCGGATGCACACATGCTTGCACATGCGCCGGCCTGGCTGTGGCCGCGCGATCCGCCGGTGCGCTTCCGCAAGACCGTGCCGGACGCGTGGATCGAGCTGACGATTCGCGAAGGCCGCAACCGCCAGGTGCGGCGGATGACCGCCGCGGTCGGCTTGCCCACATTGCGGCTCGTGCGCATCCGGGTGGGCGATCATGCGCTGGGCGATCTCGCGCCCGGCGCGCATCGCATGATCGAATCACATGTCACACGTCATCGAGGAGGAACACCGCGATGA
- a CDS encoding SAM-dependent methyltransferase: protein MSFKDHFSNHADLYAKARPHYPWTLFDWIAAEAPARDCAWDAGCGNGQASVALARRFERVIATDPSAQQIDNAVAHPHVEYRNEPRDLSAKDGGYHTSIDAHSVDAIAVAQALHWFDLPAFVAEVRRVAKPGALFAAWCYANCSVTPAVDAVIAHLYDDILGAYWPPERTLVDEGYASLDIPFAPVAAPAFEMRVDWTARQLLAYLASWSAAQRHLKATGQDAVAAIADELLAAWHDPEHVRPVRWTLGMRAGLVE from the coding sequence ATGAGCTTCAAGGATCATTTTTCCAATCACGCCGATTTGTATGCGAAAGCGCGGCCGCATTATCCCTGGACACTGTTCGACTGGATCGCAGCCGAGGCACCCGCGCGCGATTGCGCATGGGATGCGGGCTGCGGCAACGGCCAGGCCAGCGTCGCATTGGCGCGGCGCTTCGAGCGCGTGATCGCGACCGATCCCAGCGCGCAGCAAATCGACAACGCCGTCGCGCATCCGCATGTCGAATACCGCAACGAGCCGCGGGACCTTTCCGCGAAGGACGGCGGTTATCACACGAGCATCGACGCGCATTCGGTCGATGCCATTGCCGTCGCACAGGCACTGCACTGGTTCGACCTGCCCGCCTTCGTTGCGGAAGTCCGCCGCGTCGCAAAACCGGGCGCACTGTTCGCGGCGTGGTGTTACGCGAATTGCAGCGTCACGCCCGCCGTGGACGCGGTGATCGCACATCTGTACGACGACATCCTCGGCGCATACTGGCCGCCCGAACGCACGCTGGTGGACGAAGGCTACGCTTCGCTGGACATTCCGTTCGCACCGGTGGCGGCGCCTGCGTTCGAGATGCGCGTCGACTGGACGGCCCGGCAACTGCTCGCCTATCTCGCGTCGTGGTCGGCGGCGCAACGCCACCTCAAGGCCACGGGCCAGGATGCGGTTGCCGCGATCGCAGATGAGCTGCTCGCCGCCTGGCACGACCCCGAACACGTGCGGCCGGTGCGCTGGACGCTCGGGATGCGCGCGGGGCTCGTCGAATAA
- a CDS encoding Deoxyribonuclease TatD: MQLIDIGANLTHESFRRDLGAVLERARKAGVAHMLVTGASRVGSEQALELARAHPGTLYATAGVHPHHAGDYGSETDAFLRALAREPEVRAVGETGLDYFRDLSPRPAQRAAFEKQLAIAVDLNMPLFLHQRDAHADFLALLKIARDRVPAVVVHCFTDERKALFDYLDLDCHIGITGWICDERRGVHLRELVREIPANRLMLETDAPYLLPRDIRPQPSDRRNEPMYLAHICEAVARERGEEMETTAANATATSRAFFAIDW; the protein is encoded by the coding sequence ATGCAACTGATCGACATCGGCGCCAATCTCACGCACGAGTCCTTCCGCCGCGATCTCGGCGCGGTGCTGGAGCGTGCGCGCAAGGCGGGCGTGGCGCACATGCTCGTGACGGGCGCGTCACGCGTGGGCAGCGAGCAGGCGCTGGAGCTGGCGCGCGCACATCCCGGCACGCTGTACGCCACGGCGGGCGTGCACCCGCATCACGCGGGCGACTACGGTTCCGAAACGGACGCGTTCCTGCGCGCGCTCGCACGCGAACCCGAAGTGCGTGCGGTCGGCGAAACCGGCCTCGATTATTTCCGCGACCTCTCGCCACGCCCGGCGCAACGCGCGGCGTTCGAGAAGCAGCTCGCGATCGCGGTGGATCTCAACATGCCGCTGTTCCTGCACCAGCGCGACGCGCACGCTGATTTCCTTGCGCTGCTGAAAATCGCGCGCGACCGGGTGCCCGCGGTGGTGGTGCATTGCTTCACCGACGAACGCAAGGCGTTGTTCGATTACCTCGACCTCGACTGCCACATCGGCATCACCGGCTGGATTTGCGACGAGCGCCGCGGCGTGCACCTGCGCGAACTGGTGCGCGAGATTCCGGCGAACCGGCTGATGCTGGAAACCGACGCGCCCTACCTGCTGCCGCGCGACATCCGCCCGCAACCCTCGGACCGGCGCAACGAGCCGATGTACCTCGCGCACATCTGCGAGGCCGTGGCGCGCGAGCGTGGCGAAGAAATGGAGACAACGGCCGCGAACGCAACCGCGACGTCACGCGCGTTTTTCGCCATCGACTGGTAG
- a CDS encoding Outer membrane protein A precursor — protein MENSLRKCAVLTAALLAAGALAGCGSLSHGITKDGTHAQQLVWPQPSDTNPLHRGGTFPNLDNLRQVRAGLNKNQIIALIGAPHFNEGFAGVREWNYVFNFRKDGAVTQCEYKILFDDNKIARSFYWNPDSCADFLNPPAKAAQQVERFTLSADALFAFDKYKLSDIKPQGREQLDALAQKLTAPDAKAEHVHVIGYTDRLGSTEYNQTLSERRAATVRDYLASKGVASDHIDAEGRGEADPVKTCNDRSRAKLIACLAPNRRVVVEAEGTH, from the coding sequence GTGGAAAATTCTTTACGGAAATGTGCCGTGCTCACCGCCGCGCTGCTGGCCGCGGGCGCGCTCGCCGGTTGCGGCAGCTTGAGCCACGGCATCACGAAGGACGGCACGCACGCGCAGCAACTGGTATGGCCGCAGCCTTCGGACACGAACCCGCTGCATCGCGGCGGCACCTTCCCGAACCTCGACAACCTGCGCCAGGTGCGGGCCGGGCTGAACAAGAACCAGATCATCGCGCTGATCGGTGCGCCGCATTTCAACGAAGGCTTCGCCGGCGTGCGCGAATGGAATTACGTGTTCAACTTCCGCAAGGACGGCGCGGTGACGCAGTGCGAATACAAGATCCTGTTCGACGACAACAAGATCGCGCGCAGCTTCTACTGGAATCCGGACTCGTGCGCGGATTTCCTGAATCCACCCGCGAAGGCTGCACAGCAAGTCGAGCGCTTCACGCTATCGGCTGACGCGCTGTTTGCGTTCGACAAATACAAACTGTCCGACATCAAGCCGCAGGGACGCGAACAACTCGACGCGCTGGCGCAGAAGCTCACCGCGCCCGACGCGAAGGCCGAACACGTCCACGTGATCGGCTACACCGATCGACTCGGCAGCACCGAATACAACCAGACGTTGTCCGAACGCCGCGCCGCGACGGTGCGCGATTACCTTGCAAGCAAAGGTGTCGCTTCGGACCACATCGACGCCGAAGGCCGGGGCGAGGCCGATCCCGTCAAGACCTGCAACGACAGGAGCCGCGCGAAACTGATCGCATGCCTCGCGCCCAATCGCCGCGTCGTGGTCGAGGCCGAAGGCACGCACTGA